The genomic segment TTATTCCCTCTTGTGTGCGAGAGATTTCTAagggatgaaaaatggattgaaTTGCTGAGAGCAGTGAATGCTAGTTTAGCTGTTATTAATGGATTATTTGTGACAAACTGTCTTACAATAATTGCTTATGAATTGTCAATTCCGTTTGTTCTGACAGGATCTGAGATACTTCCTAATCTTCATCGTATACCATGGAACCCCAGTGTTTTTCCAAACAGCTTCCTCTCATCCTTCGATAAAATGACATATTCAGAAAAGTTAATAAGTACTTTGGTTGCTATTGTAGACTACACTATTCCTCCTCCTGTAGCGCCTACACACAGTGTCAAAACGTATGCAAAAGACAAACCTGATATTTCATTCATAGATTTGCTACATCAGGCACAATTTTATCTTATTGAAAAAGATGTACTTCTAGATTATCCGCTGCCCCAACTTCCAAATGTAAGATATGTTGGTGGCCTGGCAGCAAAACATTCATTGCCTTTGAAGGGAGAGTTAATAAAATTCGTAAATGCTTCTACGAATGGAATAGTTGTGGTGTCATTTGGCAGTAATGTCAATGATTTCCCTGCTGTTCAGCTAGAAAAACTACAGAGcgcattgaaacaaataaaatatgatgttGTGTGGAGACAGAAGAAAACATCATTTTCtcataagaatatttatatcagTGATTGGGTACCACAAAATGATCTGCTTGGCCATCCTAGAACTAAATTATTTGTTACTCATTGTGGAAATAGCGGTCAGTTTGAAGCTTTGTTCCATGGTGTGCCAATGCTGGGAATACCTTTATTTACAGACCAATTTTATAACTCTCGCAGAATGACCGAGAAAGGATACGGATTGTCACTAGATATAGAGAACTTTACTCCGGAGGaattaatagagaaaataaaagaactgattgaaaataaaacataNNNNNNNNNNNNNNNNNNNNNNNNNNNNNNNNNNNNNNNNNNNNNNNNNNNNNNNNNNNNNNNNNNNNNNNNNNNNNNNNNNNNNNNNNNNNNNNNNNNNNNNNNNNNNNNNNNNNNNNNNNNNNNNNNNNNNNNNNNNNNNNNNNNNNNNNNNNNNNNNNNNNNNNNNNNNNNNNNNNNNNNNNNNNNNNNNNNNNNNNNNNNNNNNNNNNNNNNNNNNNNNNNNNNNNNNNNNNNNNNTTTTGGTCTATGTAAATGAAggttaaaaacatttaatttaaaaaaaatcaattgaaatttggaaattttctgtagatatatttatgtggtgTAGATTTTAAAGATTTACGTCATAtagtttattgtattttctttttgcttgaaaCATTTTATAGAATCTCCGTATTAAACATAATCACCTTCACTGAAAACAACACGTGTTAAAGTACAGGgccattatttttcttataatcAAAAGATGTTTAATCTGTTCTGTTTATCAAAATTTCTAATAAATTGCTTAttcattttgtaataaatatattcattttaagcCCTTACTAgctgttatattttattgtacacTATTTCCGTCTCCTTCCACTCTGTTTTCCTCGATGAAATTGTTAAGATATTCTTCAACTTGTTATGCCATTTTCGTATAGAGAAGAATCCGCTTATATCAATTACTAAGTAAATGTTTAAATGCTTTGTTGCAGTTTAAATTTTGATAGGCGTGACGCTTTTTGAACAGAACTCTTTGTAGTTTTCGTTGGTGTGTTAAAGTTAATCCACAGACATAGTGTGTCATAGTATCGCGTGGGCAGACAGTCATAAAAGCTAAGTTGTTTATGTTTATCAGAGGACAACTTTCATGTGTAAAAGTAACCTCAACGGTGAGCACTGTCTTTTTTACGTTTCGTTTGGTCGACTTAATATAGCCGGTCGGTAAAAGTGACCTATGGAATAAGTACCTTACTTTAAAAATAGTAAGTCCTGTGGTCCATTCGTTCGATTAAATActcctcaaggcagtgccacagcatgaccgcagtctgataactgaaacaagcatgACCTTTAATAGTCACGTAAACCCAATGATTTCTATAGCAAACGAATTATCAAAGTGAGAACAAATGGAATAACTATTTTatactaaataataaaaactcactaaaactttccaaaatgaacaaaacataaatatcctTCCAATGGACGAGATCACACAATTTAGTAAAACCTTTTCTGACGCACAGcagaaaataatatcaaaacgAATATATGTGATAAGAAGCGTGTTCGCCTTGGTTCCTCTGATATGTGTTAGAATTCTGAAGGATGAGAAATGGATGGAATCACTGCGAGAAATTAATGCtagtttagctgttatttccgaCAAATTTTCTTACAATAATTGCCCGTCAATTGTCAATNNNNNNNNNNNNNNNNNNNNNNNNNNNNNNNNNNNNNNNNNNNNNNNNNNNNNNNNNNNNNNNNNNNNNNNNNNNNNNNNNNNNNNNNNNNNNNNNNNNNNNNNNNNNNNNNNNNNNNNNNNNNNNNNNNNNNNNNNNNNNNNNNNNNNNNNNNNNNNNNNNNNNNNNNNNNNNNNNNNNNNNNNNNNNNNNNNNNNNNNNNNNNNNNNNNNNNNNNNNNNNNNNNNNNNNNNNNNNNNNNNNNNNNNNNNNNNNNNNNNNNNNNNNNNNNNNNNNNNNNNNNNNNNNNNNNNNNNNNNNNNNNNNNNNNNNNNNNNNNNNNNNNNNNNNNNNNNNNNNNNNNNNNNNNNNNNNNNNNNNNNNNNNNNNNNNNNNNNNNNNNNNNNNNNNNNNNNNNNNNNNNNNNNNNNNNNNNNNNNNNNNNNNNNNNNNNNNNNNNNNNNNNNNNNNNNNNNNNNNNNNNNNNNNNNNNNNNNNNNNNNNNNNNNNNNNNNNNNNNNNNNNNNNNNNNNNNNNNNNNNNNNNNNNNNNNNNNNNNNNNNNNNNNNNNNNNNNNNNNNNNNNNNNNNNNNNNNNNNNNNNNNNNNNNNNNNNNNNNNNNNNNNNNNNNNNNNNNNNNNNNNNNNNNNNNNNNNNNNNNNNNNNNNNNNNNNNNNNNNNNNNNNNNNNNNNNNNNNNNNNNNNNNNNNNNNNNNNNNNNNNNNNNNNNNNNNNNNNNNNNNNNNNNNNNNNNNNNNNNNNNNNNNNNNNNNNNNNNNNNNNNNNNNNNNNNNNNNNNNNNNNNNNNNNNNNNNNNNNNNNNNNNNNNNNNNNNNNNNNNNNNNNNNNNNNNNNNNNNNNNNNNNNNNNNNNNNNNNNNNNNNNNNNNNNNNNNNNNNNNNNNNNNNNNNNNNNNNNNNNNNNNNNNNNNNNNNNNNNNNNNNNNNNNNNNNNNNNNNNNNNNNNNNNNNNNNNNNNNNNNNNNNNNNNNNNNNNNNNNNNNNNNNNNNNNNNNNNNNNNNNNNNNNNNNNNNNNNNNNNNNNNNNNNNNNNNNNNNNNNNNNNNNNNNNNNNNNNNNNNNNNNNNNNNNNNNNNNNNNNNNNNNNNNNNNNNNNNNNNNNNNNNNNNNNNNNNNNNNNNNNNNNNNNNNNNNNNNNNNNNNNNNNNNNNNNNNNNNNNNNNNNNNNNNNNNNNNNNNNNNNNNNNNNNNNNNNNNNNNNNNNNNNNNNNNNNNNNNNNNNNNNNNNNNNNNNNNNNNNNNNNNNNNNNNNNNNNNNNNNNNNNNNNNNNNNNNNNNNNNNNNNNNNNNNNNNNNNNNNNNNNNNNNNNNNNNNNNNNNNNNNNNNNNNNNNNNNNNNNNNNNNNNNNNNNNNNNNNNNNNNNNNNNNNNNNNNNNNNNNNNNNNNNNNNNNNNNNNNNNNNNNNNNNNNNNNNNNNNNNNNNNNNNNNNNNNNNNNNNNNNNNNNNNNNNNNNNNNNNNNNNNNNNNNNNNNNNNNNNNNNNNNNNNNNNNNNNNNNNNNNNNNNNNNNNNNNNNNNNNNNNNNNNNNNNNNNNNNNNNNNNNNNNNNNNNNNNNNNNNNNNNNNNNNNNNNNNNNNNNNNNNNNNNNNNNNNNNNNNNNNNNNNNNNNNNNNNNNNNNNNNNNNNNNNNNNNNNNNNNNNNNNNNNNNNNNNNNNNNNNNNNNNNNNNNNNNNNNNNNNNNNNNNNNNNNNNNNNNNNNNNNNNNNNNNNNNNNNNNNNNNNNNNNNNNNNNNNNNNNNNNNNNNNNNNNNNNNNNNNNNNNNNNNNNNNNNNNNNNNNNNNNNNNNNNNNNNNNNNNNNNNNNNNNNNNNNNNNNNNNNNNNNNNNNNNNNNNNNNNNNNNNNNNNNNNNNNNNNNNNNNNNNNNNNNNNNNNNNNNNNNNNNNNNNNNNNNNNNNNNNNNNNNNNNNNNNNNNNNNNNNNNNNNNNNNNNNNNNNNNNNNNNNNNNNNNNNNNNNNNNNNNNNNNNNNNNNNNNNNNNNNNNNNNNNNNNNNNNNNNNNNNNNNNNNNNNNNNNNNNNNNNNNNNNNNNNNNNNNNNNNNNNNNNNNNNNNNNNNNNNNNNNNNNNNNNNNNNNNNNNNNNNNNNNNNNNNNNNNNNNNNNNNNNNNNNNNNNNNNNNNNNNNNNNNNNNNNNNNNNNNNNNNNNNNNNNNNNNNNNNNNNNNNNNNNNNNNNNNNNNNNNNNNNNNNNNNNNNNNNNNNNNNNNNNNNNNNNNNNNNNNNNNNNNNNNNNNNNNNNNNNNNNNNNNNNNNNNNNNNNNNNNNNNNNNNNNNNNNNNNNNNNNNNNNNNNNNNNNNNNNNNNNNNNNNNNNNNNNNNNNNNNNNNNNNNNNNNNNNNNNNNNNNNNNNNNNNNNNNNNNNNNNNNNNNNNNNNNNNNNNNNNNNNNNNNNNNNNNNNNNNNNNNNNNNNNNNNNNNNNNNNNNNNNNNNNNNNNNNNNNNNNNNNNNNNNNNNNNNNNNNNNNNNNNNNNNNNNNNNNNNNNNNNNNNNNNNNNNNNNNNNNNNNNNNNNNNNNNNNNNNNNNNNNNNNNNNNNNNNNNNNNNNNNNNNNNNNNNNNNNNNNNNNNNNNNNNNNNNNNNNNNNNNNNNNNNNNNNNNNNNNNNNNNNNNNNNNNNNNNNNNNNNNNNNNNNNNNNNNNNNNNNNNNNNNNNNNNNNNNNNNNNNNNNNNNNNNNNNNNNNNNNNNNNNNNNNNNNNNNNNNNNNNNNNNNNNNNNNNNNNNNNNNNNNNNNNNNNNNNNNNNNNNNNNNNNNNNNNNNNNNNNNNNNNNNNNNNNNNNNNNNNNNNNNNNNNNNNNNNNNNNNNNNNNNNNNNNNNNNNNNNNNNNNNNNNNNNNNNNNNNNNNNNNNNNNNNNNNNNNNNNNNNNNNNNNNNNNNNNNNNNNNNNNNNNNNNNNNNNNNNNNNNNNNNNNNNNNNNNNNNNNNNNNNNNNNNNNNNNNNNNNNNNNNNNNNNNNNNNNNNNNNNNNNNNNNNNNNNNNNNNNNNNNNNNNNNNNNNNNNNNNNNNNNNNNNNNNNNNNNNNNNNNNNNNNNNNNNNNNNNNNNNNNNNNNNNNNNNNNNNNNNNNNNNNNNNNNNNNNNNNNNNNNNNNNNNNNNNNNNNNNNNNNNNNNNNNCTCTATAATGTAAAAAGTCGGATTTCCTGTAGCAACTTGGTCTTTTCCCCGCtactaaaagacatgaagaactatgaaagaaTGCGAATAAGTACCGGAGGTGGAGGAAAGAAGGGAGAACTAACACTTGATCGTTCTAGAACTCCCAGAAAAAAACACCTAAATACCTGAAATATTTtccctctattcattactaaatgtctttctctcttcattgatgccatgagaaatgtttgtgtattgtgacagttacataatatagaaagaagtgtaaaaccgataaGTATATAATCCAACTAAAATGTCACAGTTACGCAAACGTAAACTGAATTAGTATTTAACCTCAAAATACGTTGTACATATTATAAGAACACTCTTGGTTTAGTGGCACGGAAAGTTCTTCTggtagtcttttacttgtttcagtaatttgacggtggtcaagctggagcaccgccctttagtcgaagaaatcgactcctggacttattctctgtaaaccTGGTGCTTAATCAATCGGCCTTTTCTGCCTAACAGCTAAGTTCCGAGGACgcaaacagaccaacatcggttgtcaaacattGGTGTGGgagggacaaatatagacacacacacatgtacgtacNNNNNNNNNNNNNNNNNNNNNNNNNNNNNNNNNNNNNNNNNNNNNNNNNNNNNNNNNNNNNNNNNNNNNNNNNNNNNNNNNNNNNNNNNNNNNNNNNNNNNNNNNNNNNNNNNNNNNNNNNNNNNNNNNNNNNNNNNNNNNNNNNNNNNNNNNNNNNNNNNNNNNNNNNNNNNNNNNNNNNNNNNNNNNNNNNNNNNNNNNNNNNNNNNNNNNNNNNNNNNNNNNNNNNNNNNNNNNNNNNNNNNNNNNNNNNNNNNNNNNNNNNNNNNNNNNNNNNNNNNNNNNNNNNNNNNNNNNNNNNNNNNNNNNNNNNNNNNNNNNNNNNNNNNNNNNNNNNNNNNNNNNNNNNNNNNNNNNNNNNNNNNNNNNNNNNNNNNNNNNNNNNNNNNNNNNNNNNNNNNNNNNNNNNNNNNNNNNNNNNNNNNNNNNNNNNNNNNNNNNNNNNNNNNNNNNNNNNNNNNNNNNNNNNNNNNNNNNNNNNNNNNNNNNNNNNNNNNNNNNNNNNNNNNNNNNNNNNNNNNNNNNNNNNNNNNNNNNNNNNNNNNNNNNNNNNNNNNNNNNNNNNNNNNNNNNNNNNNNNNNNNNNNNNNNNNNNNNNNNNNNNNNNNNNNNNNNNNNNNNNNNNNNNNNNNNNNNNNNNNNNNNNNNNNNNNNNNNNNNNNNNNNNNNNNNNNNNNNNNNNNNNNNNNNNNNNNNNNNNNNNNNNNTTATACTAAATAAAGAACTCACGAAAACTTTCCAAAAGGAACAGAACATAAATATCCTTCCAATGAATGAGATAccagaaattgaagaaattcgCAGTGCTTCAGAGAAGCAAGAATGTAGAAGAGTATTCGTGATGAAAAAGGCCCTAAATTTATTCCCTCCAGTGTGCGAGAGAATTCTAAGGGATGAAAAATCGATTGAAATGATGAGAGCAGTGAATGCTAGTTTAGCTGTTATTAATGGATTATTTGTGACAAACTGTCTTACAATAATTGCTTATAAATTGTCAATTCCGTTTGTTCTGACAGGATCTGAGATACTTCCTAGTCTTCATCGTATTCCATGGAACCCCAGTATTTTTCCAAACAGCTTCCTGTCATCCTCCGATAAAATGACATATTCAGAAAAGTTAATAAG from the Octopus bimaculoides isolate UCB-OBI-ISO-001 chromosome 11, ASM119413v2, whole genome shotgun sequence genome contains:
- the LOC128249077 gene encoding UDP-glucuronosyltransferase 1A5-like, whose translation is MNEIPEIEEIRSGSEKQESRKVLVMKKALTLFPLVCERFLRDEKWIELLRAVNASLAVINGLFVTNCLTIIAYELSIPFVLTGSEILPNLHRIPWNPSVFPNSFLSSFDKMTYSEKLISTLVAIVDYTIPPPVAPTHSVKTYAKDKPDISFIDLLHQAQFYLIEKDVLLDYPLPQLPNVRYVGGLAAKHSLPLKGELIKFVNASTNGIVVVSFGSNVNDFPAVQLEKLQSALKQIKYDVVWRQKKTSFSHKNIYISDWVPQNDLLGHPRTKLFVTHCGNSGQFEALFHGVPMLGIPLFTDQFYNSRRMTEKGYGLSLDIENFTPEELIEKIKELIENK